Proteins encoded by one window of Candidatus Finniella inopinata:
- a CDS encoding YceD family protein, translated as MEPYVELSRLVNLERLHKKNLLYSLKATPSEAAALAQRFGVVSIDKLKMEYAIESGHTAYKGYYLTGSLQAEVIQSCVVSLKEVPESVDSRFSFHVVDQRYQDETFHDHEDDDIEFSIEDVVDLGEISAQYLSLSLNPYPRASADSDQLIVDSENSPPSKKPNPFAILKSLKP; from the coding sequence ATGGAACCCTACGTCGAACTAAGCCGCCTTGTTAATTTAGAACGTCTTCACAAAAAGAATTTGCTTTATTCATTAAAGGCCACACCCAGCGAAGCTGCAGCTTTAGCCCAACGGTTTGGTGTCGTAAGCATTGATAAATTGAAGATGGAATACGCCATTGAATCGGGCCACACAGCCTACAAAGGGTATTACCTGACGGGCAGTCTTCAAGCTGAGGTTATTCAAAGCTGCGTTGTCAGTTTGAAAGAGGTGCCGGAAAGTGTCGACAGTCGCTTCAGCTTTCACGTTGTTGATCAACGATATCAGGACGAAACTTTTCATGATCACGAAGATGATGATATAGAATTTAGCATTGAAGACGTTGTTGATTTGGGCGAAATATCTGCGCAGTATTTGTCTTTATCCTTAAATCCCTATCCCCGTGCCTCAGCAGATTCGGATCAACTAATAGTTGACTCAGAAAATTCGCCTCCTTCAAAAAAACCGAATCCTTTTGCTATTTTAAAATCT
- a CDS encoding outer membrane protein assembly factor BamE, with protein sequence MFSVFQNLAILALVFLCGCSPRIDSRGYNIETINTADVKVGIDTQQTIQERLGSPSTVSLFSPTQQGQSWYYISKKTSSTSFYQPDTLEQHVFVIDFNNKGVVQNIRRFEGEHQVEAVNRKTETSGYESSMLRDIFGNFGRYSGAAATKPRQ encoded by the coding sequence ATGTTCTCTGTATTTCAAAATTTGGCAATTCTGGCTCTGGTCTTTTTATGTGGGTGCAGTCCCCGAATAGACAGCCGCGGGTATAATATCGAAACCATCAATACAGCTGATGTAAAGGTTGGCATTGACACCCAGCAGACCATACAGGAACGTCTAGGGTCGCCTTCCACAGTTTCCCTATTCTCTCCAACGCAGCAGGGCCAGTCTTGGTACTATATATCCAAGAAGACCTCATCGACCTCCTTTTATCAACCAGACACCCTTGAGCAGCACGTATTCGTGATTGATTTCAACAACAAAGGGGTAGTTCAAAATATCAGACGATTTGAAGGCGAACATCAAGTTGAGGCCGTGAATCGGAAGACAGAAACCTCTGGTTATGAATCCAGCATGTTGCGGGATATCTTTGGTAACTTTGGCCGATACAGCGGTGCTGCTGCGACAAAACCACGTCAATAA
- the nagZ gene encoding beta-N-acetylhexosaminidase, with the protein MPKAVILSCQGPELLPEERAFFKDVQPLGFILFERHCKSREQVKKLIEDLRSTVSHSFVPILIDQEGGRVVRLKPPIWRSAYPASVFGQLAEKDLALAGQCAFWQASLIGQELAEIGINVNCAPCADLFMPDADPIIGDRAFSDQVPIIHHLSLQTIKGLQSQGIIPIIKHLPGHGRAPVDSHKELPIVETPLDVLHKTDFLAFSQICQSLNDRTPQPWGMTAHVVYNAVDTQLPATHSGVVTQKIIREFIGFEGFLISDCLTMEALEGSFTNRTEKALKAGCDAVLYCKSNLDEMVEVAKAAKTLSSQALQRLEKSLLPKVQTLSPSDQQDYVLSLSKAVKSF; encoded by the coding sequence ATGCCAAAAGCTGTCATTTTAAGCTGCCAAGGACCAGAGCTTCTGCCTGAAGAAAGGGCGTTTTTTAAAGACGTTCAGCCGCTGGGTTTTATTCTGTTTGAACGCCACTGCAAAAGCCGCGAACAGGTTAAAAAGCTGATTGAGGATTTAAGGTCAACTGTTTCCCATTCATTTGTGCCCATTCTGATTGATCAAGAAGGTGGGCGAGTGGTGCGTCTGAAGCCCCCGATATGGCGATCAGCCTACCCTGCCTCGGTTTTTGGACAACTGGCTGAAAAGGATTTAGCCCTGGCTGGGCAGTGCGCTTTTTGGCAAGCCAGCCTTATTGGGCAAGAATTGGCCGAGATTGGCATCAATGTGAACTGCGCGCCTTGTGCTGATCTGTTTATGCCAGATGCAGACCCCATTATTGGGGACCGGGCTTTTTCGGACCAAGTTCCCATCATTCACCACTTGAGTCTGCAAACCATAAAGGGTCTTCAAAGCCAAGGCATTATCCCCATCATCAAACATTTGCCCGGTCATGGACGGGCGCCGGTGGATAGCCATAAGGAACTGCCAATTGTTGAAACCCCTTTGGACGTTTTGCACAAAACAGACTTTCTGGCGTTTTCACAGATTTGCCAATCCTTGAACGATAGAACCCCTCAACCTTGGGGTATGACGGCCCACGTCGTTTATAATGCTGTTGATACCCAACTACCAGCGACTCATTCAGGGGTGGTCACGCAAAAAATCATTCGTGAATTCATTGGGTTTGAAGGCTTTCTCATCAGTGATTGCCTGACGATGGAGGCTTTGGAAGGGTCGTTTACAAACCGCACTGAAAAGGCCCTAAAGGCTGGCTGCGATGCCGTTTTATATTGCAAAAGTAATTTGGACGAGATGGTGGAAGTAGCCAAAGCGGCCAAGACGCTCTCGTCACAGGCCCTTCAACGTCTAGAAAAATCTTTATTACCTAAGGTTCAAACGCTTTCACCAAGTGACCAACAGGACTATGTCTTAAGTCTTTCGAAGGCCGTCAAGTCTTTTTGA
- the lon gene encoding endopeptidase La, with product MQKIKKRYPVLPLRDIVVFPHMIVPLFVGREKSVLALEEVMQTEHKLILLITQKNSAQDFPSAQDLHKVGIIGTILQMLKLPDGTVKVLVEARDRAKVTKFERHEDFLVAEVETIDEIVHDDDETEALCRTIVTEFEQYIKLNRKIPPDVLITINQIEEAGKLADTISSYFNLKIADKQVLLECADINKRLEKVLTFIENENNVMQVEKKIRTRVKRQMEKTQREYYLNEQMKAIHKELGEGEEGKDEIAEIELRIKNTKFSKEAREKATAEVKKLRLMNQSSAEATVVRNYLDWLLSIPWSKPKKTKCDLKQAQDFLNREHYGLEKVKERILEYLAVQTRVGKVRGQILCLVGPPGVGKTSLGKSVAEATGRDFVRVALGGVRDESEIRGHRRTYIGSMPGKIIQGMKKAKTSNPLFLLDEIDKVGSDWRGDPSSALLEVLDPEQNATFSDHYLEVDYDLSDVMFITTANTLKMPQPLLDRMEIIRIPGYTEDEKLAIAQNYLVPKQVSAHGLKKGELEVTQEALVSLIRTYTREAGVRNLEREIANLARKAIKQILTDSKTSIVVTKDTLEQYAGVTRYTYGQAEVDDSVGTVTGLAWTEVGGDLLSIEAVVIPGKGKPIFTGKLGDVMQESIQAALSYVRSRAHLFGLQANLFEKRDIHIHFPEGAIPKDGPSAGIGVCTAIVSAFTGIPVKKDVAMTGEITLRGRVLQIGGLKEKLLAAHRGGIKTVLIPIQNQKDLQEIPENVKAGLTIIPVSTIDEVLKLALTHQPQPIPFQDFDPIIAQPPTLSVSKEQGAPLTH from the coding sequence ATGCAAAAAATTAAAAAAAGGTATCCAGTTTTGCCCTTGCGTGACATTGTCGTTTTCCCCCACATGATCGTTCCCTTGTTTGTGGGTCGGGAGAAGTCTGTTTTGGCTTTGGAAGAGGTGATGCAGACTGAGCACAAACTGATCCTTCTGATAACGCAAAAAAACTCAGCCCAGGATTTTCCCTCTGCCCAAGATCTGCACAAAGTTGGAATCATTGGAACAATTTTGCAGATGTTAAAGCTGCCCGATGGGACTGTTAAGGTTTTGGTTGAAGCACGCGATCGCGCAAAGGTTACGAAATTTGAACGTCACGAAGATTTTTTAGTCGCCGAAGTTGAAACCATCGATGAAATCGTTCATGACGACGACGAGACAGAGGCTTTATGCCGAACCATCGTCACAGAATTTGAACAATACATTAAGTTAAACCGGAAAATCCCCCCTGATGTGTTGATCACGATTAATCAAATTGAGGAAGCTGGTAAGCTTGCAGATACCATCTCGTCATACTTCAATCTGAAAATTGCCGATAAGCAGGTTTTGTTAGAATGCGCAGACATTAATAAGCGCCTGGAAAAGGTTTTAACTTTCATAGAAAACGAAAACAACGTGATGCAGGTTGAGAAAAAAATTCGCACCCGCGTTAAACGACAAATGGAAAAAACCCAGCGCGAATACTATTTAAATGAACAAATGAAAGCCATCCACAAAGAATTGGGTGAAGGCGAAGAAGGAAAAGACGAAATTGCTGAAATTGAGCTTCGCATTAAAAACACTAAATTCTCTAAAGAGGCCAGAGAAAAAGCAACTGCCGAAGTTAAAAAATTAAGATTGATGAATCAATCCTCCGCCGAGGCGACCGTTGTTCGTAATTACCTGGATTGGTTATTGTCCATTCCTTGGTCAAAGCCTAAGAAAACAAAGTGTGACTTAAAACAAGCACAAGATTTTTTAAATCGAGAGCATTACGGTCTGGAGAAGGTTAAAGAACGCATTTTGGAATATCTGGCCGTTCAAACCCGGGTTGGCAAAGTGAGGGGGCAGATTTTATGCTTGGTGGGCCCCCCTGGTGTGGGTAAAACGTCTTTGGGTAAATCAGTTGCCGAAGCAACAGGTCGTGATTTTGTTCGTGTTGCCTTGGGCGGTGTGCGTGATGAGTCGGAAATTCGGGGACATCGCCGCACCTACATTGGCTCTATGCCCGGCAAAATTATCCAGGGAATGAAAAAGGCCAAGACGTCGAATCCTTTATTCTTATTGGATGAAATCGATAAAGTCGGCAGCGATTGGCGCGGAGACCCTTCCTCTGCTTTGTTGGAGGTTTTGGATCCCGAACAAAACGCCACCTTCAGTGATCATTACTTGGAGGTGGATTACGATCTGTCCGATGTCATGTTCATCACAACGGCCAATACACTTAAAATGCCGCAGCCGCTATTGGATCGTATGGAGATTATTCGTATTCCCGGGTATACAGAGGACGAAAAGTTAGCCATAGCCCAAAATTATCTGGTTCCTAAGCAGGTTAGTGCCCATGGCTTAAAAAAAGGCGAGCTTGAGGTGACGCAAGAAGCCCTGGTATCGCTTATCAGAACTTATACGCGTGAAGCGGGTGTGCGAAACCTGGAAAGGGAGATTGCTAACTTGGCGCGCAAAGCTATTAAACAGATTTTGACAGATTCGAAAACGTCGATTGTCGTGACCAAAGACACGCTGGAGCAATACGCTGGCGTGACCCGGTATACCTATGGCCAGGCAGAGGTCGACGATTCCGTTGGAACGGTTACAGGTTTGGCCTGGACCGAGGTGGGCGGAGATTTGTTATCTATTGAAGCTGTTGTTATTCCCGGCAAAGGTAAACCCATCTTTACCGGCAAGTTAGGCGATGTTATGCAAGAATCCATACAAGCCGCGCTTAGTTATGTGCGATCAAGAGCACACCTGTTTGGCCTTCAGGCGAATTTGTTTGAAAAAAGGGATATCCACATTCACTTTCCAGAGGGCGCTATACCAAAGGACGGTCCCTCAGCCGGTATTGGAGTCTGTACGGCTATCGTTTCGGCCTTTACTGGCATTCCCGTTAAAAAAGATGTGGCGATGACGGGCGAGATTACCTTACGCGGTCGGGTCTTACAAATTGGTGGATTAAAGGAAAAACTGCTGGCAGCACACAGGGGCGGTATTAAGACTGTTCTGATTCCCATTCAAAACCAGAAAGATTTGCAAGAAATTCCCGAGAACGTTAAGGCGGGGTTAACGATTATTCCAGTCTCAACCATCGATGAGGTTTTGAAGTTGGCGTTAACGCATCAACCCCAACCGATTCCGTTTCAGGATTTTGACCCGATTATTGCCCAACCTCCTACTTTGAGTGTGAGCAAGGAACAAGGCGCGCCCTTGACGCATTGA